A portion of the Cervus elaphus chromosome X, mCerEla1.1, whole genome shotgun sequence genome contains these proteins:
- the LOC122688977 gene encoding melanoma-associated antigen 10-like isoform X1, which yields MSELSKPEEDLQDPGEAQGPVEVQLLEAEVGEAASLSASSPTVSSSAPGEALPQEALKEMITNLMNFLLLKYQAKECTSQAEMLEKVLKDNQEHFRVVFRQASECLQLVFGVEVTVVYPRADTYAMIPALGLTCDAMQSGEQGLPKAGLLVLVLSVIMRNGDPTPEEVVWGALSRMGVCVGREHSIFGEPKELLTQVWVQEGYLEYRQVPDSDPARYKFLWGPRAYAETSKQKVMAFVLRVRQRAWRSFVLQFAEAAREEKGQGGLSQSSSQSNPSLCD from the coding sequence ATGAGTGAGCTGAGCAAGCcggaggaagaccttcaggacccaggcgaggcccagggcccGGTGGAGGTGCAGCtcttggaggctgaggtgggggaaGCTGCATCCCTCTCAGCCTCCTCCCCTACAGTGTCCTCCTCAGCCCCTGGggaggccttgccccaggaaGCTCTGAAGGAGATGATAACTAACCTGATGAACTTCCTGCTCCTCAAGTATCAAGCCAAGGAGTGTACCTCCCAGGcagaaatgctggagaaggtCCTCAAggataaccaggagcacttcCGGGTGGTCTTCAGACAAGCCTCGGAgtgcctgcagctggtctttggCGTGGAGGTGACGGTGGTATACCCCAGGGCGGACACCTACGCTATGATCCCTGCCCTGGGCCTCACCTGTGATGCGATGCAGAGCGGTGAGCAGGGCCTGCCCAAGGCCGGCctcctggtgctggtcctcagTGTGATCATGAGGAATGGAGACCCCACCCCTGAGGAGGTGGTCTGGGGAGCACTCAGcaggatgggtgtgtgtgttgggagggagCACTCCATCTTTGGGGAGCCCAaggagctgctgacccaagtgtgggtgcaGGAGGGATACCTGGAGTACCGGCAGGTGCCTGACAGTGACCCTGCTCGCTACaagttcctgtggggtccccgggcctatgcagagaccagcaaacagaaagTCATGGCATTTGTGCTCAGGGTCAGACAAAGGGCTTGGAGGTCCTTCGTGCTCCAGTTTGCAGAGGCTGCGAGGGAGGAgaaaggacaaggaggcctgagccagagcagcagccagtctaatccttccctctgtgattaA
- the LOC122688977 gene encoding melanoma-associated antigen 10-like isoform X2, producing MSELSKPEEDLQDPGEAQGPVEVQLLEAEYQAKECTSQAEMLEKVLKDNQEHFRVVFRQASECLQLVFGVEVTVVYPRADTYAMIPALGLTCDAMQSGEQGLPKAGLLVLVLSVIMRNGDPTPEEVVWGALSRMGVCVGREHSIFGEPKELLTQVWVQEGYLEYRQVPDSDPARYKFLWGPRAYAETSKQKVMAFVLRVRQRAWRSFVLQFAEAAREEKGQGGLSQSSSQSNPSLCD from the exons ATGAGTGAGCTGAGCAAGCcggaggaagaccttcaggacccaggcgaggcccagggcccGGTGGAGGTGCAGCtcttggaggctgag TATCAAGCCAAGGAGTGTACCTCCCAGGcagaaatgctggagaaggtCCTCAAggataaccaggagcacttcCGGGTGGTCTTCAGACAAGCCTCGGAgtgcctgcagctggtctttggCGTGGAGGTGACGGTGGTATACCCCAGGGCGGACACCTACGCTATGATCCCTGCCCTGGGCCTCACCTGTGATGCGATGCAGAGCGGTGAGCAGGGCCTGCCCAAGGCCGGCctcctggtgctggtcctcagTGTGATCATGAGGAATGGAGACCCCACCCCTGAGGAGGTGGTCTGGGGAGCACTCAGcaggatgggtgtgtgtgttgggagggagCACTCCATCTTTGGGGAGCCCAaggagctgctgacccaagtgtgggtgcaGGAGGGATACCTGGAGTACCGGCAGGTGCCTGACAGTGACCCTGCTCGCTACaagttcctgtggggtccccgggcctatgcagagaccagcaaacagaaagTCATGGCATTTGTGCTCAGGGTCAGACAAAGGGCTTGGAGGTCCTTCGTGCTCCAGTTTGCAGAGGCTGCGAGGGAGGAgaaaggacaaggaggcctgagccagagcagcagccagtctaatccttccctctgtgattaA